One window of Candidatus Methylomirabilota bacterium genomic DNA carries:
- the pilB gene encoding type IV-A pilus assembly ATPase PilB has translation MGRRLSDVVVADGLVTNEQLVQAVAEQKRTNEKLGTVLVRLGFIAEDDLVHLLSRQYRVSVVTLPEGKIAPELLKLVPASVARKYEVIPVARRTPTSLVLAMSDPSNLSALDDVAFRTGLRVVPVIAPASGIRKAIEESYEPESSTLANVMGEAEALAARIAATETRERAGALSAVELRTSADQVPVVRLVNLILLDAIQKGASDIHLEPDERGFHVRFRIDGILHDVMAPPRGLEPALVSRLKIMASLDIAERRLPQDGRIKFRDDAREIDFRVSVLPTIFGESIVLRLLDKGALKLDLTQLGFDPWSLEHFQKAIRSPYGMILITGPTGSGKTTTLYSALQTVNTPDIHILTLEDPVEYNLARVTQIQVNEEIGLSFAAGLRSFLRHDPDIILVGEMRDIETSQIAIRASLTGHLVLSTIHTNDCASTIARLLDMGVPPFLLSSSLRLVAGQRLVRKVCSECKEPYESEEESLVPYGHTPQGLRKCTFYKGRGCQACSFTGTRGRIAVYEVMPVTREIRDLVMHNAPTTEICKVARDQGMKTLREAALRKVIEGVTTVEEVLRVTSE, from the coding sequence GTGGGCCGCCGCCTCAGCGACGTCGTCGTGGCCGATGGGCTGGTGACCAACGAGCAGCTGGTCCAGGCCGTCGCCGAGCAGAAGCGAACCAACGAAAAGCTCGGGACGGTCCTCGTTCGGCTCGGCTTCATCGCGGAAGACGATCTCGTCCACCTGCTGTCACGTCAGTACCGGGTGTCCGTGGTCACCCTCCCCGAAGGAAAGATCGCGCCGGAGCTTCTCAAGCTCGTGCCGGCCAGCGTGGCCCGCAAGTACGAGGTGATCCCGGTCGCCCGACGCACGCCGACTTCGCTCGTCCTGGCCATGTCGGACCCGTCGAACCTCTCGGCGCTGGACGACGTGGCGTTCCGAACCGGGCTCAGGGTCGTTCCCGTGATCGCGCCAGCGTCGGGGATCCGTAAGGCCATCGAGGAGTCCTACGAGCCGGAGAGCTCGACGCTGGCCAACGTCATGGGCGAGGCGGAGGCGCTGGCCGCGCGGATCGCGGCCACGGAAACCCGCGAACGCGCTGGCGCCCTGAGCGCCGTGGAGCTGCGGACGTCGGCCGACCAGGTCCCCGTCGTCCGGCTCGTGAACCTGATCCTCCTCGACGCGATCCAGAAGGGAGCCTCCGACATCCATCTGGAGCCCGACGAGCGCGGCTTCCACGTCAGGTTCCGGATCGACGGGATCCTGCATGACGTGATGGCGCCGCCCCGCGGGCTCGAGCCGGCCCTCGTCTCCCGCCTCAAGATCATGGCGAGCCTGGACATCGCCGAGCGGCGGCTGCCCCAGGACGGCCGGATCAAGTTCCGCGATGATGCCCGGGAGATCGATTTCCGCGTGTCGGTGCTGCCCACGATCTTCGGCGAAAGCATCGTGCTCCGACTCCTCGATAAGGGCGCGCTCAAGCTCGATCTGACCCAGCTGGGATTCGATCCCTGGAGCCTCGAGCACTTCCAGAAGGCCATCCGGAGCCCGTACGGGATGATCCTGATCACGGGCCCCACCGGGTCGGGCAAGACCACGACGCTCTACTCGGCGCTGCAGACCGTCAACACGCCGGACATCCACATCCTCACGCTCGAAGATCCGGTGGAGTACAACCTGGCCCGGGTCACCCAGATCCAGGTCAACGAGGAGATCGGGCTCAGCTTTGCGGCGGGGCTCCGCTCCTTCCTGCGCCACGATCCCGACATCATCCTGGTCGGTGAGATGCGCGACATCGAAACGTCCCAGATCGCGATCCGGGCCTCGCTGACGGGCCACCTGGTCCTGAGCACCATCCACACGAACGATTGCGCCTCGACGATCGCGCGCCTCCTCGACATGGGCGTCCCGCCCTTCCTGCTGTCCTCATCGCTCCGCCTGGTGGCGGGCCAGCGCCTCGTCCGCAAGGTGTGCAGCGAGTGCAAGGAGCCCTACGAGAGCGAGGAGGAGAGCCTGGTGCCCTACGGCCACACGCCCCAGGGCCTCCGCAAGTGCACGTTCTACAAGGGGCGGGGCTGTCAGGCCTGCAGCTTCACGGGGACGAGGGGCCGCATCGCCGTCTACGAGGTGATGCCGGTGACCCGGGAGATCCGCGACCTCGTCATGCACAACGCGCCGACGACCGAGATCTGCAAGGTGGCGCGCGACCAGGGCATGAAGACCCTCCGCGAGGCCGCGCTCAGGAAGGTGATCGAGGGCGTCACCACCGTCGAGGAGGTCCTGAGGGTCACCTCCGAGTAA
- a CDS encoding cupin domain-containing protein, whose protein sequence is MPTRVESEFTRRARYFSSAEGFNLKRPRVPAQVFAAERETALDPSTPTGLIPLDLSGQLEIDFPATTPLILARYAKLRAGEKLETHFAASGEIYYVITGGGESAWGAEALAWEAGDIFCLGGSQAVTHRARERDCLLWIVTNEPELAFERARPPAPGDAPIQPVHYPAAEICRQLELVHRLPPDRTMTGKAVTFSSLALERQRTCLPTLALAMNSLLPGESQRPHRHNAVAVTLVVAGTKCHSLVGDRRIDWQPHAVIITPPADVHSHHNEGDRLALFLIVQDGGLHYHCRTMGFSYA, encoded by the coding sequence ATGCCGACCCGCGTCGAGAGCGAGTTCACGCGTCGCGCCCGCTACTTCTCCTCCGCCGAGGGGTTCAACCTCAAGCGTCCGCGTGTGCCCGCGCAGGTCTTCGCGGCCGAACGCGAGACCGCGCTCGATCCCTCCACGCCCACGGGCCTCATCCCGCTCGATCTGAGTGGCCAGCTCGAGATCGACTTCCCGGCGACGACCCCGCTGATCCTGGCGCGCTACGCGAAGCTCCGCGCCGGCGAGAAGCTCGAGACCCACTTCGCGGCCAGCGGCGAGATCTACTACGTCATCACCGGCGGCGGCGAGAGCGCCTGGGGCGCCGAAGCGCTCGCGTGGGAGGCCGGCGACATCTTCTGCCTGGGCGGCAGCCAGGCCGTCACCCATCGGGCCCGCGAGCGCGACTGCCTGCTGTGGATCGTCACCAACGAGCCAGAGCTGGCCTTCGAGCGCGCCCGGCCCCCGGCGCCCGGCGACGCCCCGATCCAGCCTGTTCACTACCCCGCCGCCGAGATCTGCCGCCAGCTGGAGCTGGTCCATCGCCTGCCGCCGGACAGGACGATGACCGGCAAGGCCGTCACCTTCAGCAGCCTCGCGCTCGAACGGCAGCGCACGTGCCTGCCCACCCTGGCGCTGGCCATGAACTCGCTCCTGCCGGGCGAGTCTCAGCGCCCGCACCGCCACAACGCCGTGGCGGTGACGCTGGTGGTGGCGGGCACGAAGTGCCACTCGCTGGTCGGCGACAGGCGCATCGACTGGCAGCCACACGCCGTCATAATCACGCCGCCGGCCGACGTGCATTCGCACCACAACGAGGGCGATCGTCTGGCGCTGTTCCTCATCGTCCAGGACGGCGGGCTCCACTATCACTGCCGCACGATGGGGTTCAGCTACGCGTAG
- a CDS encoding tetratricopeptide repeat protein, producing MAVLVASLLGGCATPSLQGAAAYRQGRYDEAATRFEAALGDDPQRLDALVGLGLSRYKLGDYDAAIDALERAVAPAPRHAAARLFLGLAYLQRGEDGRAGEHLTALRDLRPDPRAVALVDRVLELLRGDPLTTELRGFIGASLETATEWQREVRATRQALQDEELRRLSRERAIFVIPRGCRC from the coding sequence ATCGCGGTCCTCGTCGCGTCGCTCCTCGGCGGATGCGCCACGCCCTCCCTCCAGGGCGCCGCCGCGTATCGCCAGGGCCGCTACGACGAGGCGGCGACCCGTTTCGAGGCCGCGCTCGGCGACGATCCGCAACGGCTCGACGCCCTCGTCGGCCTCGGGCTGTCGCGCTACAAGCTCGGCGACTACGACGCCGCCATCGACGCCCTGGAACGGGCGGTGGCGCCAGCCCCGCGGCACGCGGCGGCGCGGCTCTTCCTCGGGCTCGCCTACCTCCAGCGCGGCGAGGACGGTCGTGCCGGCGAGCACCTCACCGCCCTCCGCGACCTGCGCCCAGACCCCCGCGCGGTCGCCCTGGTGGATCGGGTCCTCGAGCTCCTGCGGGGCGATCCGCTGACCACCGAGCTGCGCGGCTTCATCGGGGCCAGCCTGGAGACCGCCACGGAATGGCAACGCGAGGTCCGCGCGACGCGCCAGGCGCTTCAGGACGAGGAGCTGCGGCGCCTGTCACGCGAGCGCGCCATCTTCGTCATCCCGCGCGGCTGCCGCTGCTGA
- a CDS encoding alpha/beta fold hydrolase — MRLEDAGPTADVVPFVLEPTGGPAVRGSLHRPALFSGDALVLTHGAGSNCRAPVLVVVATALAAKGVAVLRCDLPFRQARPTGPPRRADAERDRAGLRQAVLALRQAVGGRVFLGGHSYGGRQASVLSADEPGLAEGLLLLSYPLHPPRRPSGLRTAHFPRLHTRALFVHGARDPFGSIEEMRRALAVIPGPRELIEIAGAGHDLSGRPQTVTGQPSVAETVARAFAAFCGRASRCS; from the coding sequence ATGAGGCTCGAGGATGCGGGGCCCACCGCAGACGTCGTGCCGTTCGTGCTCGAGCCGACCGGCGGCCCAGCGGTTCGTGGGTCCCTCCACCGCCCGGCCCTATTCTCCGGCGATGCGCTCGTGCTCACTCACGGGGCAGGCTCGAACTGCCGGGCCCCTGTCCTGGTGGTGGTGGCGACTGCGTTGGCCGCGAAGGGCGTCGCCGTGCTGCGCTGCGATCTTCCGTTTCGTCAGGCGCGGCCGACGGGACCGCCGCGCAGGGCGGACGCCGAACGCGACCGCGCCGGACTCAGGCAAGCGGTCCTGGCGCTCCGGCAGGCGGTGGGGGGCCGGGTGTTCCTCGGCGGGCATTCCTATGGAGGCCGCCAGGCCAGCGTGCTGTCCGCGGACGAGCCCGGGCTTGCCGAGGGACTCCTGCTCCTCTCCTACCCGCTTCACCCTCCACGACGGCCCTCAGGGCTCCGGACCGCTCACTTCCCCAGGCTGCATACCAGGGCGCTGTTCGTCCACGGCGCCCGCGATCCTTTCGGATCGATCGAGGAGATGCGGCGGGCACTGGCGGTGATTCCGGGCCCGAGGGAGCTGATCGAGATCGCGGGCGCTGGCCATGACCTGTCCGGTCGCCCGCAGACGGTGACTGGCCAACCCTCCGTCGCCGAGACCGTGGCGCGGGCGTTTGCCGCCTTCTGCGGACGAGCATCGCGGTGCTCTTGA
- a CDS encoding YMGG-like glycine zipper-containing protein, whose product MGRRSGTLVIATAVLLTACATVPTGPSVMVLPGSGKSFEQFQVDDVVCREWAAQRTGTTGKRASTESAVSGAAIGTAVGAAVGAAVGAAAGSPGTGAAVGAGGGLLGGTAIGASSAQGAERSVQRRYDMTYMQCMYAKGNQIPVTRGSQPAYSSQPGAAPPATNIPAGVPAPPAGTPPPPPPGPSR is encoded by the coding sequence ATGGGGAGGAGATCCGGCACTCTCGTCATCGCGACTGCCGTGCTCCTGACGGCTTGCGCGACGGTACCCACCGGACCGAGCGTGATGGTCCTGCCCGGGTCGGGAAAGAGCTTCGAGCAGTTTCAGGTCGATGACGTGGTCTGCCGCGAGTGGGCGGCGCAGCGGACTGGAACGACGGGGAAGCGAGCGTCGACGGAGAGCGCGGTGAGCGGCGCGGCCATCGGGACCGCCGTCGGCGCGGCCGTCGGCGCTGCGGTCGGCGCGGCCGCCGGCAGCCCGGGGACGGGAGCGGCGGTGGGCGCGGGCGGCGGCCTGCTCGGTGGAACGGCGATCGGGGCGAGCAGTGCCCAGGGCGCCGAGAGGTCGGTGCAGCGGCGCTACGACATGACCTACATGCAGTGCATGTATGCCAAGGGCAATCAGATCCCTGTCACCCGGGGCTCTCAGCCGGCGTACTCTTCGCAGCCTGGGGCTGCGCCACCTGCCACCAACATTCCGGCGGGAGTTCCCGCTCCGCCGGCTGGCACTCCGCCCCCACCTCCTCCCGGGCCCTCGCGGTGA
- a CDS encoding Spy/CpxP family protein refolding chaperone, with protein MALAVTAPAYAHGYRGFEGGGYGGTGDFPFPLRGLGLTEDQQAQVRQIMANHRPEFHRLAGEIRSAREALSAKLYASNPVGPTDLVPLAEQIARLQGQLTQQRLQVALEIRGVLTPEQLAKAAQTRQRLIELSKEMRGLRGGSQ; from the coding sequence ATGGCGCTGGCTGTCACGGCTCCGGCGTACGCCCACGGGTATCGCGGGTTCGAGGGCGGCGGCTACGGCGGTACGGGGGACTTCCCGTTTCCTCTGCGCGGGCTGGGCCTGACCGAGGACCAGCAGGCGCAAGTGCGGCAAATCATGGCGAACCATCGTCCGGAGTTTCACCGGCTCGCCGGGGAGATCCGGTCGGCGCGCGAGGCGCTGAGCGCCAAGCTCTACGCGTCCAACCCTGTCGGTCCGACGGACCTTGTCCCCCTCGCCGAGCAGATCGCCCGGCTGCAAGGCCAACTGACCCAGCAGAGACTGCAGGTGGCCCTGGAAATCCGCGGCGTCCTGACGCCCGAGCAACTGGCGAAGGCCGCCCAGACGCGGCAGCGGCTGATCGAGCTCAGCAAGGAGATGAGGGGCCTCCGCGGGGGCAGTCAGTAG
- a CDS encoding efflux RND transporter permease subunit, whose protein sequence is MSTDLFIRRPVLTTLFMAALLLAGALGYRLLPVSDLPNVDFPTIQVSASLPGASPETMASAVATPLERQFTTIAGIDSMTSTSAQGLTQITIQFTLDRSIDAAGQDVQAAITKTLPLLPPGMPTPPTYQKVNPADQPVLYLSLSSPTLPLYTVDEYAQTYLAQRISTISGVAQVQVFGSQKYAVRVQVDPRALAGRGIGIDEVEQAIAQGNVNRPTGTLYGARQAYSVQATGQLMDAAAYRRLIVAYRNGSPVRLEELGRVIDGVQTDKVASWYNDERAVILAIQRQPGTNTVEVVDAIKALLPSFRLQLPASVRLSVLYDRSVGIRESVHDVEFTLLLSIALVVLVIFVFLRNLSATVIPSLAVPLSIITTFGAMYLLGYTIDILSLMALTLCVGFVVDDAVVMLENIVRHMEAGEGRMEAALKGAREIGFTILSMTLSLAAVFIPVLFMGGVVGRLLHEFAVTIGVAVLVSGVVSLTLTPMLCSRFLRSPGESHGRLYRLSERFFQGMLKTYDGSLKWVLRHPRTTMAVLLGTLLLTAYLFVVIPKGFIPNEDTGQIFAFTEAAQDISFEAMRERQQAVAEIVRRQPYVDQFMSSIGAGGSNIVPNTGRMFIRLKPRTQRPPVEQVIQDLRSQLAGVPGINVYPQNLPTIRIGGQLTKAPYQYTLQDTDLQELYRWAPILFEKIRGLPSLQDVNTDLQITSPQVIVDIDRNKASALGVTADQVESALYNAYGSRQVSTIYTPSNQYWVILELHPQYQRDPTALSRLYIRSASGALVPLDAVAALRLGVGPLTVTHLGQLPSVTISFNVKPGVSLGEAVAQVDRLRQELRPPATLNMSFQGTAQAFQASLKGQGLLLLVTLLVIYIVLGVLYESFVHPLTILSGLPSAGVGALLTLMLFGAELNVYGFVGIIMLVGIVKKNAIMMIDFALEAERGGARPADAIYQGCLLRFRPIMMTTMAALLGTLPIALGWGAGADARRPLGLAVVGGLLLSQLLTLYITPVVYIYMESLQGALGSARPRLSRLFGVRRRPTRPVSAVGPR, encoded by the coding sequence GTGAGCACCGATCTCTTCATCCGCCGGCCCGTCCTCACCACGCTCTTCATGGCGGCGCTGCTGCTGGCCGGCGCCCTGGGGTACCGGCTGCTGCCGGTCAGCGATCTGCCCAACGTCGACTTCCCGACGATCCAGGTGTCCGCCTCGCTGCCGGGCGCCAGCCCGGAGACCATGGCCTCCGCGGTGGCGACGCCGCTCGAGCGCCAGTTCACGACGATCGCGGGCATCGACTCGATGACGTCGACCAGCGCCCAGGGCCTCACGCAGATCACCATCCAGTTCACGCTCGATCGGAGCATCGACGCGGCGGGGCAGGACGTCCAGGCCGCGATCACGAAGACCCTGCCGCTCCTGCCACCGGGGATGCCGACGCCTCCGACGTATCAGAAGGTCAACCCTGCGGATCAGCCGGTGCTCTACCTCTCACTCAGCTCGCCGACGCTTCCCCTCTACACCGTCGACGAGTACGCCCAGACGTACCTCGCCCAGCGCATCTCCACCATCAGCGGGGTGGCCCAGGTGCAAGTGTTCGGGTCCCAGAAATACGCGGTCCGGGTGCAGGTGGACCCGCGCGCGCTGGCCGGCCGCGGCATCGGCATCGACGAGGTGGAGCAGGCCATCGCGCAGGGCAACGTGAACCGCCCCACGGGCACGCTCTACGGCGCCCGCCAGGCCTACAGCGTTCAGGCCACCGGGCAGCTCATGGATGCCGCCGCCTACCGCCGGCTCATCGTCGCCTACCGCAACGGCTCTCCGGTGCGACTGGAGGAGCTGGGCCGGGTGATCGACGGGGTGCAGACCGACAAGGTGGCGAGCTGGTACAACGACGAGCGGGCCGTCATCCTCGCCATCCAGCGCCAGCCGGGAACGAACACGGTGGAGGTGGTGGACGCCATCAAGGCCCTCCTGCCCAGCTTCCGCCTCCAGCTCCCGGCCTCGGTGCGCCTGTCGGTGCTCTACGACCGTTCGGTGGGCATCCGCGAGTCGGTCCACGACGTCGAGTTCACGCTGCTCCTGAGCATCGCGCTGGTCGTCCTGGTCATCTTCGTCTTCCTTCGGAACCTGTCGGCCACCGTCATCCCCAGCCTGGCGGTGCCGCTCTCGATCATCACCACCTTCGGCGCAATGTACCTGCTCGGCTACACGATCGACATCCTCTCGCTGATGGCGCTCACCCTGTGCGTGGGCTTCGTCGTGGACGACGCCGTCGTCATGCTCGAGAACATCGTGCGGCACATGGAGGCCGGTGAGGGCCGGATGGAGGCGGCTCTCAAGGGCGCGCGGGAGATCGGCTTCACCATCCTGTCGATGACGCTCTCCCTGGCTGCCGTCTTCATCCCCGTCCTCTTCATGGGCGGGGTGGTGGGCCGCCTCCTCCACGAGTTCGCGGTGACGATCGGCGTCGCCGTGCTCGTCTCCGGGGTGGTGTCGCTGACGCTGACGCCGATGCTGTGCAGCCGATTCTTGAGATCGCCCGGAGAGTCGCACGGCCGGCTCTACAGACTGTCGGAGCGTTTTTTCCAGGGGATGCTGAAGACCTATGACGGCAGCCTCAAGTGGGTGCTCCGGCATCCGCGCACCACGATGGCCGTGCTCTTGGGAACGCTTCTCCTCACGGCCTACCTCTTCGTGGTCATCCCCAAGGGCTTCATTCCCAACGAGGATACGGGACAGATTTTCGCCTTCACCGAGGCCGCCCAGGACATCTCCTTCGAGGCCATGCGGGAGCGCCAGCAGGCGGTCGCCGAGATCGTCCGCCGGCAGCCCTACGTCGACCAGTTCATGTCGTCGATCGGCGCCGGCGGCTCGAACATCGTCCCCAACACCGGCCGGATGTTCATCAGGCTGAAACCCCGCACCCAGCGGCCGCCCGTGGAGCAGGTCATCCAAGACTTACGGTCGCAGCTCGCCGGCGTGCCCGGGATCAACGTGTATCCCCAGAACCTGCCGACCATCCGCATCGGCGGGCAGCTCACGAAGGCGCCGTACCAATACACGCTGCAAGACACGGATCTCCAGGAGCTCTACCGCTGGGCGCCGATCCTGTTCGAGAAGATCCGCGGACTGCCCAGTCTCCAAGACGTCAACACCGATCTGCAGATCACGAGTCCTCAAGTGATCGTCGACATCGACCGGAACAAGGCCTCCGCGCTCGGCGTGACCGCCGACCAGGTGGAGAGCGCGCTCTACAATGCCTACGGCTCCCGGCAGGTCTCGACGATCTACACGCCGTCCAACCAGTACTGGGTGATTCTCGAGCTCCACCCGCAGTACCAGCGGGATCCGACGGCGCTGTCGCGCCTCTACATCCGCTCCGCCAGCGGCGCGCTGGTTCCACTCGACGCGGTGGCGGCCCTCCGGTTGGGCGTCGGGCCCCTCACCGTCACGCACCTGGGGCAACTGCCGTCGGTCACGATCTCCTTCAACGTGAAGCCCGGCGTGTCCCTGGGCGAGGCGGTGGCCCAGGTCGACCGCCTGCGGCAGGAGCTGCGGCCGCCGGCAACGCTGAACATGAGCTTCCAGGGCACGGCCCAGGCCTTTCAGGCCTCCCTGAAGGGGCAGGGCCTCCTGCTCCTCGTCACGCTGCTCGTCATCTACATCGTGCTGGGCGTGCTCTATGAGAGCTTCGTCCACCCGCTGACCATCCTCTCCGGCCTGCCGTCGGCGGGCGTGGGGGCGCTCTTGACGTTGATGCTTTTCGGCGCCGAGCTCAACGTGTACGGCTTCGTCGGGATCATCATGCTGGTAGGGATCGTGAAGAAGAACGCCATCATGATGATCGACTTCGCGCTGGAGGCGGAGCGGGGAGGGGCCCGGCCGGCGGACGCGATCTACCAGGGGTGCCTCCTGCGCTTCCGTCCGATCATGATGACCACGATGGCGGCGCTCCTGGGAACCCTTCCCATCGCTCTGGGGTGGGGGGCGGGCGCCGATGCCCGCCGTCCGCTCGGGCTGGCGGTGGTGGGCGGTCTCCTCCTCTCGCAGCTCCTGACGCTCTACATCACGCCGGTCGTCTACATCTACATGGAGTCGCTCCAGGGCGCGCTCGGCTCGGCCAGGCCTCGCCTCAGTCGCCTGTTCGGTGTCCGCCGTCGACCGACCCGCCCCGTGTCCGCCGTCGGCCCTCGGTGA
- a CDS encoding efflux RND transporter periplasmic adaptor subunit: protein MRTNIGAPLVVLALAALALAGCSDRAGGTPARQGAAPAVPVTVGEAVEKDVPIQVIAVGNVQAYTTVAVKSQVAGQVLQVHFREGQEVEKGQLLFTIDPRPLEAALRQAQANVARDIAQLRQAEAAHGQRRAEVQQAEANLARDMAQLENARVQEQRYRTLVEKELVAREQYDQFRTNAAALEATIQADRAAVDNAKASAQAAQATVDNARAVIAADEAMVDNARLQLGYTTIRAPMNGRTGNILVQPGNVVKGNDDGALVTITQVHPIYVSFAVPEQYLGDIKRFAAAGPLRVEAYPDRARPPARGELTFVNNTVDPSTGTIQLKATFPNADNALWPGQFLDAVLTLTTRRNAIVVPSQAIQPGQQGSFVFVVKPDLTVESRPVEVGRRLERETVVEKGLAAGEQVVTEGQLRLAPGTKVDIKAQAS from the coding sequence ATGAGAACGAACATCGGAGCGCCGCTCGTCGTCTTGGCGCTGGCCGCGCTGGCGCTGGCGGGCTGCTCCGACCGGGCCGGGGGGACGCCGGCACGCCAGGGGGCGGCCCCGGCGGTCCCGGTGACGGTCGGCGAAGCGGTCGAGAAGGACGTGCCAATCCAGGTGATCGCCGTGGGCAACGTGCAGGCCTACACGACGGTGGCGGTGAAGTCGCAGGTCGCGGGACAGGTCCTTCAGGTCCACTTCCGCGAGGGGCAAGAGGTGGAGAAGGGGCAGCTGCTGTTCACGATCGATCCGCGGCCCCTCGAAGCAGCCCTGCGCCAGGCCCAGGCCAACGTCGCGCGTGATATCGCCCAGCTCCGCCAGGCGGAGGCGGCCCACGGGCAGCGGCGAGCCGAGGTCCAGCAGGCCGAGGCGAACCTCGCCCGCGACATGGCGCAGCTGGAGAACGCCCGCGTGCAGGAGCAGCGGTACCGGACGCTCGTCGAGAAAGAGCTGGTGGCCCGCGAGCAGTACGACCAGTTCCGGACCAACGCCGCCGCCCTGGAGGCGACGATCCAGGCCGACCGGGCGGCGGTGGACAACGCCAAGGCGTCGGCGCAGGCGGCCCAGGCCACCGTGGACAACGCCCGGGCCGTGATCGCCGCCGACGAGGCGATGGTGGACAACGCGCGTCTACAGCTCGGCTACACGACCATCCGGGCGCCCATGAACGGGCGGACGGGCAACATCCTCGTCCAGCCTGGCAACGTGGTGAAGGGGAACGATGACGGCGCTCTCGTTACCATCACCCAGGTGCACCCGATCTATGTCTCGTTCGCGGTGCCAGAGCAGTACCTCGGCGACATCAAGCGGTTCGCCGCCGCCGGCCCCCTCCGGGTGGAGGCGTATCCCGACCGGGCCCGGCCTCCCGCCCGGGGCGAGCTGACCTTCGTCAACAACACCGTCGACCCGTCCACCGGCACCATCCAGCTGAAGGCCACCTTCCCCAACGCCGACAACGCGCTCTGGCCGGGGCAGTTCCTGGACGCCGTGCTCACGCTGACCACGCGGCGGAACGCGATCGTCGTGCCCTCGCAGGCGATCCAGCCCGGGCAGCAGGGAAGCTTCGTCTTCGTGGTGAAGCCGGATCTCACGGTGGAGTCGCGCCCGGTGGAGGTGGGCCGGCGACTGGAGCGCGAGACGGTGGTCGAGAAGGGGCTGGCGGCCGGTGAGCAGGTCGTCACCGAGGGGCAGCTGCGGCTGGCCCCGGGGACGAAGGTCGACATCAAAGCCCAGGCGTCGTGA
- a CDS encoding MarR family transcriptional regulator — MSTRRAHVSAGVTRDTERLLDLLNALGSTTFRQLLWQKSSQLELTYAQSQVLFYVGAHPGCHMGDVAKAFAVTLPAVTHIVDRLEQKGFLLRADDPADRRVYVLELTRKGTHVAGELQAIRMRGLERVVARMSADDRQQVIKGLEALVGAALAKPRRMKS; from the coding sequence ATGAGCACGCGCCGCGCCCACGTCTCCGCGGGGGTCACCCGGGACACCGAACGCCTCCTCGACCTGCTCAACGCGCTGGGAAGCACCACCTTCCGGCAGCTCCTGTGGCAGAAGTCGTCGCAGCTCGAGCTGACCTATGCCCAGTCGCAGGTGCTGTTCTACGTCGGGGCGCATCCGGGCTGCCACATGGGCGATGTGGCCAAGGCCTTCGCCGTGACGCTGCCGGCGGTGACCCATATCGTGGACCGCCTCGAGCAAAAGGGGTTCCTCCTGCGCGCCGACGACCCGGCCGACCGTCGCGTCTACGTCCTGGAGCTCACACGCAAGGGCACGCACGTTGCTGGTGAGCTCCAGGCCATCCGGATGCGTGGGCTGGAGCGGGTGGTGGCGCGAATGTCCGCCGACGATCGCCAGCAGGTCATCAAGGGACTCGAGGCGCTCGTGGGTGCGGCGCTGGCGAAGCCTCGGAGGATGAAGTCATGA
- a CDS encoding OsmC family protein produces MSDAKIETIRSSSGGVLGRAHSVVRGQRLVLDSSSRPQPDALTNSEAFLAGISSCGVTLIEMHAQQAGIPVTRMAVTIEGVRTAAEPARFSRITMRFEIAGVSQPQAEALVETYRAR; encoded by the coding sequence GTGAGCGACGCGAAGATCGAGACGATCCGGTCGTCGAGCGGCGGCGTCCTCGGCCGCGCGCACAGCGTGGTCCGCGGCCAGCGCCTCGTCCTGGACTCGTCATCGCGTCCCCAGCCCGATGCCCTGACGAACAGCGAGGCGTTCCTGGCCGGCATCTCGTCGTGCGGCGTCACGCTGATCGAGATGCACGCTCAGCAGGCCGGCATTCCGGTGACGCGCATGGCGGTGACGATCGAGGGCGTCCGCACCGCCGCCGAGCCCGCGCGATTCTCCCGCATCACCATGCGGTTCGAGATCGCCGGGGTGAGCCAGCCTCAGGCGGAGGCGCTGGTCGAGACGTATCGCGCGCGTTGA